One region of Babylonia areolata isolate BAREFJ2019XMU chromosome 29, ASM4173473v1, whole genome shotgun sequence genomic DNA includes:
- the LOC143302320 gene encoding uncharacterized protein LOC143302320, which produces MLPDLRTEKGISLVIFFLVTLLPAVAVVLLFSRCQRRLTSRTGRHVLSLLQCFAGGVFLSTCLMGLLAEGFEEYLEFQEVSGFSGVYPFFHLGIGVGFFLVAYMERVAFCLSRGHGHGHEHGHHGHGDEDTASPECGGDRGVVGTSGSKGQGVEEQRKDIGQGTEGERKDIGQGTEGERKDIGQGTEGERKDIGQGTEGERKDTGQGTEGERKEIEQGTEQYRKETEQRREQQSEKTEREQRKETRQNGNTASQTDAGSSVKDTTRHRRAGTPNVSAVHTAVNSAEGEEEREGKRKGKGDDREETVAASEMSEGEEGKGKGDGDAGEEAAAPETRSGVRAVMFLLALSFHTLFDGLAVGLQDSRADVWAMTAAISVHKVLMVISLALELAATFPATPRRTLLLLLLFALMTPVGVAIGMGVTSGQVNLRAQLLAGSVLQAVACGSVLYVTFFEMLSEELGHDTTVAKVTTTLIGFSAIAVAKIWDSD; this is translated from the coding sequence ATGTTGCCTGACCTGAGGACGGAGAAGGGCATCAGCCTGGTCATCTTCTTCCTCGTCACCCTGCTGCCGGCCGTCGCCGTGGTGCTGCTCTTCTCACGCTGCCAGCGCCGCCTGACCTCCAGGACAGGGCGTCACGTGCTGTCCCTCCTGCAGTGCTTTGCGGGCGGAGTCTTCCTGTCCACCTGCCTGATGGGCCTGCTGGCCGAGGGCTTCGAGGAGTACCTCGAGTTCCAGGAGGTGTCGGGTTTCTCCGGGGTCTACCCGTTCTTCCACCTGGGCATCGGGGTGGGCTTCTTTCTGGTGGCCTACATGGAGCGGGTGGCCTTCTGCCTGTCCCGcgggcacgggcacgggcacGAGCACGGGCATCACGGCCACGGCGATGAAGACACCGCTTCCCCGGAGTGTGGTGGtgacaggggggtggtggggacttCGGGCAGCAAGGGACAGGGGGTAGAGGAGCAAAGGAAAGACATTGgacaggggacagagggagagaggaaagacattggacaggggacagagggagagaggaaagacattggacaggggacagagggagagaggaaagacattggacaggggacagagggggagaggaaagacactggacaggggacagagggggagaggaaagagatagAACAAGGAACAGAGCAGTACAGGAAAGAGACGGAACAGAGGAGAGAGCAGCAGAGCGAAAAGACAGAACGGGAACAGAGGAAAGAAACGAGACAGAACGGAAACACCGCCTCGCAGACAGACGCGGGGAGCTCCGTGAAAGACACAACCCGGCACAGGAGGGCGGGCACCCCAAACGTGTCCGCAGTCCACACCGCCGTCAACAGcgctgagggggaggaggagagggaggggaagcgGAAGGGGAAGGGTGATGACAGGGAAGAGACGGTGGCAGCGTCAGAGATGTCCgagggtgaggaggggaaggggaagggtgacGGTGACGCCGGGGAAGAGGCGGCGGCGCCGGAGACTCGGTCCGGGGTTCGAGCCGTCATGTTCCTGCTGGCCCTGTCCTTCCACACGCTGTTCGACGGGCTGGCGGTGGGCCTGCAGGACTCGCGTGCCGACGTGTGGGCCATGACAGCCGCCATCAGCGTCCACAAGGTGCTCATGGTCATCTCCTTGGCCTTGGAACTCGCCGCCACTTTCCCGGCCACGCCGCGCAGgaccttgctcctcctcctcctcttcgccctCATGACGCCCGTAGGGGTCGCCATCGGCATGGGCGTCACTTCCGGTCAGGTGAACCTGCGCGCGCAGCTGTTGGCCGGAAGCGTGCTGCAGGCGGTGGCGTGCGGGTCCGTGCTGTATGTGACGTTCTTCGAGATGTTGAGCGAGGAGCTGGGGCACGACACGACTGTCGCCAAGGTCACCACCACACTCATCGGCTTCTCCGCCATCGCTGTGGCCAAGATCTGGGACTCGGACTGA
- the LOC143302321 gene encoding zinc transporter ZIP1-like gives MEVTTAQSLTLALFLLVPVCLGTASLCLYSRHSLSLHRSPRGRSFLSFLNCFAGGFFLGTCLLVVLDQGIAKFDEYRHLVGLGYTYPFFEAGIGLGFFLTALGEKLVQVLVARATQQGDKSREGFSILEMTPTRTPPHTPTDSDNDLYEDVDAGSAKGILPQPGAKDHVQNSVDGGASSLSPSHSPPLQHGLPGQNGRRAQARSQDAEDTTSDEGGKYQGGSDVVTVSGSASGFRFLRVMLLLLALSFHTVFDGLAVGLQTDVTKVLTLMTAIVFHKAVMSIVLGVELAAVFDGKRPHHPLLALLLFSLASPVGVAIGMGVTLGHVHQSATLLTEAVLQAVATGVFLYVTCFEILERDMASREDRAVARVLTALLGFLFVMALETATA, from the exons ATGGAAGTGACGACTGCCCAGAGCTTGACCCTGGCCCTCTTCCTGCTGGTGCCTGTGTGCCTGGGCACGGCGTCGCTCTGCCTCTACTCTCGCCACTCCCTCTCCCTGCACCGCTCCCCCAGAGGCcgctccttcctctccttcctcaacTGCTTCGCCGGGGGGTTCTTCCTCGGCACCTGCCTCCTGGTGGTGCTCGACCAGGGCATCGCCAAGTTCGACGAGTACCGCCACCTGGTGGGACTTGGCTACACCTACCCCTTCTTCGAGGCGGGGATAGGCCTGGGGTTCTTCCTGACGGCCCTCGGCGAGAAGCTCGTGCAGGTCTTGGTGGCGCGCGCCACGCAGCAGGGCGACAAGAGCCGGGAAGGGTTCAGCATCCTGGAGATGACCCCTACCAGGACTCCTCCGCACACGCCGACCGACTCTGACAACGATCTGTACGAAGATGTGGACGCCGGCTCTGCTAAGGGAATCCTGCCACAGCCCGGCGCTAAGGATCACGTGCAGAACTCTGTTGACGGCGGTGcttcatcgttatcaccatcacactcaccccctctccaGCACGGCCTCCCCGGACAGAACGGAAGGCGGGCACAGGCGCGTTCTCAAGACGCCGAGGACACTACGTCTGACGAGGGCGGGAAGTACCAGGGCGGCAGTGACGTCGTCACCGTAAGCGGTTCCGCTTCCGGTTTCCGGTTCCTGCGCGTGATGCTCCTGCTGCTGGCGCTGTCCTTCCACACCGTGTTCGACGGGCTGGCCGTGGGGCTGCAGACTGACGTCACAAAGGTCCTGACCCTCATGACCGCCATCGTCTTCCACAAGGCCGTCATGTCCATTGTCCTAG gaGTGGAGCTGGCCGCGGTGTTTGACGGGAAgagaccccaccaccccctcctcgccctcctcctcttctctctggcTTCCCCGGTGGGCGTGGCCATCGGCATGGGCGTGACCTTGGGCCACGTGCACCAATCAGCGACGCTGCTAACGGAGGCGGTGCTCCAGGCCGTGGCCACGGGGGTGTTCCTGTACGTCACGTGCTTCGAGATCCTGGAGAGGGACATGGCGTCCAGGGAGGACCGAGCAGTGGCGAGGGTGCTGACTGCCCTGCTGGGCTTCCTCTTCGTCATGGCGCTGGAGACGGCTACCGCGTAA